In Tamandua tetradactyla isolate mTamTet1 chromosome 7, mTamTet1.pri, whole genome shotgun sequence, the following are encoded in one genomic region:
- the GABARAPL1 gene encoding gamma-aminobutyric acid receptor-associated protein-like 1 has product MKFQYKEDHPFEYRKKEGEKIRKKYPDRVPVIVEKAPKARVPDLDKRKYLVPSDLTVGQFYFLIRKRIHLRPEDALFFFVNNTIPPTSATMGQLYEDNHEEDYFLYVAYSDESVYGK; this is encoded by the exons ATGAAGTTCCAGTATAAGGAGGACCATCCCTTCGAGTATCGGAAAAAGGAAGGCGAAAAGATCCGGAAGAAATATCCGGACAGGGTCCCA gTAATTGTGGAGAAGGCTCCTAAAGCCAGGGTGCCTGATCTGGACAAGAGGAAGTACCTAGTGCCGTCTGACCTCACTG TTGGCCAGTTCTACTTCTTAATCCGGAAGAGGATTCACCTGCGACCTGAGGACGCCTTATTCTTCTTTGTCAACAACACTATCCCTCCCACTAGTGCTACCATGGGCCAGCTGTATGAG GACAACCATGAGGAAGACTATTTTCTATATGTGGCCTACAGTGATGAGAGTGTCTATGGGAAGTGA